From the Deltaproteobacteria bacterium genome, one window contains:
- a CDS encoding ArsR family transcriptional regulator yields MKLTRRASEIREFLLDSIPLHPKDVAAFAIERFGITRQAVNHHMQGLVKEGLVSAQGNTR; encoded by the coding sequence GTGAAGTTGACAAGGCGAGCATCGGAAATCCGGGAGTTTCTGCTCGATTCCATTCCTCTCCATCCGAAAGATGTGGCCGCATTTGCCATCGAACGGTTCGGCATCACCCGTCAAGCCGTGAATCACCACATGCAAGGTTTGGTGAAGGAAGGGCTCGTTTCCGCGCAAGGGAACACCCGACA